From the Panulirus ornatus isolate Po-2019 chromosome 58, ASM3632096v1, whole genome shotgun sequence genome, one window contains:
- the LOC139766711 gene encoding cytoplasmic dynein 2 heavy chain 1-like — protein MDPMRVEDYIGLIRNLPDEDDPAYFGLPANIERSWQRIVSSQVISQLKVLMRSPELASRFDREKWHAQLSPVLNLWKKLNQGANLIQAKVAIPSSSAESPIKAFIQLEYYSVISIVQTVHRSLAQLSKVIRGTLLLSAGVQKLAESLLRQEAAGTFEIVFGGISQTPSGWQKLWDGPEDPLQYLRSLIRRALGIGKWVGKSDQGNLLREALDLSDLLHPATFLNALRQQTAREYGTSMDNLVFVTSWSRGGIPDAKVSMKWSGLQLEGATFDGSRLMHNSHDSPSITVAPMCTVAWMPKNLPNRVYHEELLSVPVYSSSDREQLSEPMKSSKSSSGMCREVSGLFTPKEFTFPCYCKLGLQEPLERACVAP, from the exons ATGGACCccatgagggtggag GATTACATTGGCCTTATAAGAAACTTGCCTGATGAAGATGATCCAGCATACTTTGGTCTGCCAGCAAATATTGAAAGGTCTTGGCAGCGCATTGTCAGCTCACAGGTTATTTCTCAATTGAAGG TTTTGATGAGGTCACCGGAGCTTGCAAGCCGCTTTGATCGTGAAAAGTGGCATGCCCAGCTATCACCAGTTTTGAATTTGTGGAAGAAATTAAATCAG GGTGCTAATCTTATTCAGGCCAAAGTTGCTATACCAAGCTCATCAGCAGAATCCCCAATCAAGGCCTTCATTCAACTGGAGTATTATTCAGTGATCAGTATTGTACAGACAGTCCATCGTTCTTTAGCCCAGCTTTCAAAAGTTATTCGTGGAACACTACTTCTGAGCGCAGGAGTCCAGAAACTTGCTGAATCTCTCTTAAGGCAAGAA GCTGCAGGCACATTTGAAATTGTCTTTGGTGGTATTTCACAGACCCCAAGTGGTTGGCAAAAACTATGGGATGGACCAGAGGATCCTTTGCAGTACTTGAGGAGTCTTATAAGGCGGGCACTAGGAATTGGAAAGTGGGTGGGTAAAAGTGACCAGGGCAATCTTCTTAGAGAAGCACTGGACCTTTCAGACCTGCTTCACCCAGCTACATTCCTAAATGCTCTTCGTCAGCAAACTGCACG GGAATATGGAACCTCCATGGATAATTTGGTGTTTGTAACCTCATGGTCACGTGGAGGGATTCCAGATGCCAAGGTTTCCATGAAGTGGAGTGGACTGCAGCTAGAGGGTGCAACTTTTGATGGATCCCGACTGATGCATAACTCTCATGATTCGCCCAGTATTACTGTTGCTCCTATGTGTACAGTAGCATGGATGCCAAAG AATCTTCCAAATCGGGTGTACCATGAGGAACTGCTGTCTGTGCCTGTGTACTCATCCTCTGACCGGGAACAATTG TCTGAACCCATGAAATCATCAAAATCATCTTCAGGAATGTGCAGAGAAGTCAGtggacttttcactccaaaggagtttacatttccctgctattgtaAGTtggggttgcaggagcctttagaaagagccTGTGTAGCACCATGA